In one Acidimicrobium ferrooxidans DSM 10331 genomic region, the following are encoded:
- a CDS encoding DUF3048 domain-containing protein yields MAHRTSKRVRRRRGVVLGAAVVVVVVGAGAALALDHSRTPSSHADSTSTSQTPVSSSAAPASATCPLTGRAAPGGVVPDRAALAIKVGNDPGARPQSGLNEADMVYEVQAEGGITRFIAIFQCGSPAEVGPIRSLRWVDWHVLGQFGHPILVYAGGIIPDRQELAAQTWLHRVDALDYSGTPFERTTTRVPPENLYGNPAGIWSLVGPTTAPSPIFTFSSTVPHGGIPVSSVAVTFSAVEPVEWTWNAATGLFDRSYAGVPAYGASGAVQSATNVVVQFVQSVPGPYNESGPNSLGVHSEVIGSGNVWVLRNGELIRGTWSRASLASPTVLRSSNGSIIPLDPGRTWVEVLPQTGSASYTPAAG; encoded by the coding sequence ATGGCGCACCGCACCTCGAAGCGTGTCCGTCGACGCCGAGGCGTGGTGCTCGGGGCCGCCGTCGTGGTGGTGGTCGTTGGCGCAGGCGCGGCGCTCGCCCTCGATCACTCCCGAACACCCTCCTCGCACGCCGACTCGACGAGCACGAGCCAGACGCCGGTGTCGTCGTCGGCCGCACCTGCGTCAGCCACATGCCCGCTGACCGGTCGTGCGGCACCTGGCGGCGTCGTTCCTGATCGTGCGGCACTGGCGATCAAGGTCGGCAACGATCCGGGCGCTCGTCCTCAGAGCGGTCTCAACGAAGCCGACATGGTCTACGAGGTCCAGGCCGAGGGTGGGATCACGCGATTCATCGCCATCTTCCAGTGCGGCTCGCCTGCCGAAGTGGGTCCGATTCGGTCGCTGCGCTGGGTCGACTGGCACGTCCTCGGGCAGTTCGGCCATCCGATCCTCGTCTACGCGGGAGGGATCATCCCCGACCGGCAGGAACTGGCGGCTCAGACCTGGCTGCATCGCGTCGACGCCTTGGACTACAGCGGGACACCGTTCGAGCGCACCACGACGCGCGTGCCTCCCGAGAACCTCTACGGCAACCCGGCGGGGATCTGGTCGCTCGTGGGTCCGACGACCGCGCCCTCGCCGATCTTTACCTTCTCGTCCACCGTGCCGCACGGTGGCATTCCGGTGTCGTCGGTCGCGGTGACGTTCTCGGCGGTCGAGCCTGTCGAGTGGACGTGGAACGCTGCGACTGGGCTCTTCGATCGCTCCTACGCAGGCGTACCTGCCTACGGCGCGTCGGGTGCCGTGCAGAGCGCGACGAACGTCGTGGTGCAGTTCGTGCAATCGGTGCCGGGGCCCTACAACGAGAGCGGTCCGAACTCGCTCGGGGTTCACTCCGAGGTCATCGGGAGCGGCAACGTCTGGGTCCTTCGCAACGGCGAGCTGATCCGAGGAACGTGGTCGCGGGCGTCGCTCGCGAGTCCCACGGTGCTGCGGAGTTCGAACGGATCGATCATTCCGCTCGATCCTGGCCGCACCTGGGTGGAGGTCTTGCCGCAGACGGGAAGCGCGTCCTATACACCAGCAGCGGGCTAG
- a CDS encoding IS1182-like element ISAcfe2 family transposase, producing the protein MLGTESDQAHLTATEAFCSSLIEPGSIYAFLAEHRRELFPDERFRHLYPSTTGRPSIPASRVLAVMVLQVLEGLSDTEATEQVRYNLRWKYALGLDLEDPGFHPTVLTYWRRRIATSETPRLIGELVAEVIGATGVLKGKTKRVVDSTVLADAVATQDTMTQLVAQINRVRRLIPELRDIPLSPAIDYTRAKPAIDYRDEEAVVRTVSALVADATAHLAHAEKLASLTEPQTEALGLLGLVAGQDVECVDAKEGRWRIARRVATDRVISTVDPDARHVHKSRARAIDGYKGHVAVEPDSGIVTAATITKGTVPDAAVASELLRDEDGPRTVYGDSAYATSEVSNELAARGHDEVIKPRPLAMAVPGGFTIDDFVVEEGWVSCPQGHRVPISAKGRASFVKHCTGCPLRDRCTRSKRGRVLTFTPATWHAISQRAHFGDPAVRLDYQRTRPNVERIHAQLKRKLSGARLRYLGLVRNRLHFELLCATWNLKVLLRLGLTRVGGGWVLAT; encoded by the coding sequence ATGCTGGGCACCGAATCAGACCAGGCACACCTCACCGCGACGGAGGCCTTCTGCTCCTCGCTCATCGAGCCAGGGTCCATCTACGCCTTCCTCGCCGAGCACCGCAGAGAGCTCTTCCCCGACGAGCGCTTCCGCCATCTCTACCCCTCCACGACCGGCAGACCCTCCATCCCCGCCTCGAGGGTGCTCGCGGTCATGGTGCTCCAGGTGCTCGAGGGGCTCTCGGACACCGAGGCGACAGAGCAGGTCCGCTACAACCTCCGCTGGAAGTACGCCCTTGGTCTTGATCTCGAGGACCCAGGCTTTCACCCCACGGTGCTCACCTACTGGCGCAGGCGCATCGCCACCTCCGAGACCCCAAGACTCATCGGCGAACTCGTGGCCGAGGTGATCGGTGCCACGGGGGTGCTCAAGGGCAAGACGAAGCGCGTCGTCGACTCCACCGTGCTCGCCGATGCGGTTGCCACCCAAGACACCATGACCCAACTTGTCGCCCAGATCAACCGGGTACGCAGGCTGATCCCCGAACTACGCGACATTCCTCTGTCACCAGCGATCGACTACACCCGCGCAAAGCCTGCCATCGACTATCGGGACGAAGAGGCAGTGGTGCGCACGGTGAGTGCCCTCGTCGCCGATGCCACTGCCCACCTCGCCCATGCAGAGAAGCTCGCATCCCTCACCGAGCCACAGACCGAAGCCCTTGGTCTCCTTGGGCTCGTGGCGGGCCAAGACGTGGAGTGTGTCGATGCCAAGGAAGGTCGCTGGCGCATCGCGAGGCGGGTAGCCACAGACAGGGTCATCTCCACCGTGGACCCTGACGCTCGCCACGTCCACAAGTCCCGTGCCCGTGCCATCGATGGCTACAAGGGCCACGTGGCCGTCGAGCCAGACAGTGGCATCGTCACCGCTGCGACCATCACGAAGGGCACCGTGCCGGACGCAGCAGTGGCGAGCGAGCTCCTTCGTGACGAGGACGGCCCGCGCACGGTCTATGGCGACAGCGCCTATGCCACGAGCGAGGTCTCCAACGAGCTCGCCGCTCGTGGCCACGACGAGGTGATCAAGCCTCGGCCCCTTGCCATGGCGGTCCCTGGTGGCTTTACCATCGATGACTTCGTCGTCGAGGAGGGATGGGTCAGCTGTCCCCAAGGACACCGAGTACCCATCTCCGCCAAGGGTCGTGCTTCCTTTGTCAAGCACTGCACCGGCTGTCCGCTCCGGGATCGCTGCACGCGCTCGAAGCGAGGACGGGTCCTCACCTTCACCCCTGCCACCTGGCACGCAATCAGCCAGCGGGCGCACTTTGGGGACCCTGCCGTTCGTCTCGACTATCAGCGCACCCGACCGAACGTCGAGCGGATCCACGCACAGCTCAAACGCAAGCTCTCCGGCGCGAGGCTGCGCTACCTGGGGCTCGTGCGCAACCGACTCCACTTCGAGCTGCTCTGTGCCACCTGGAACCTGAAGGTGCTCCTTCGCCTGGGGCTCACCCGGGTGGGTGGTGGCTGGGTGCTTGCCACCTGA